Proteins from a genomic interval of Crassostrea angulata isolate pt1a10 chromosome 7, ASM2561291v2, whole genome shotgun sequence:
- the LOC128191519 gene encoding uncharacterized protein LOC128191519: MVCSQCILQWTYTTGNSPGYLPEMFVNCADIAISPEDNNIMEQTTFTSSTSDLTTTTTTTTTTQAGILSCSTGILMCEGQSPDDEHFCTEHCRKSTASCTPMRCKCQCRPIECKAIGPFEGQTAMDKSCQTTCTLTSDLCRTTNSEICFCSSTE, translated from the exons ATGGTGTGTTCACAGTGTATTCTTCAGTGGACCTATACCACGG GTAACTCTCCAGGATATCTACCGGAAATGTTCGTCAACTGCGCCGATATCGCAATATCCCCCGAAGACAACAACATAATGGAACAAACAACTTTCACGTCATCAACAAGTGAcctaacaacaacaacaacaacaacaacaacaacgcaGGCTGGTATACTGTCCTGCTCCACTGGTATCCTAATGTGTGAAGGACAAAGCCCGGACGATGAACACTTTTGCACCGAGCACTGTCGAAAGTCCACAGCCTCCTGCACACCAATGCGGTGTAAATGTCAGTGTCGACCTATCGAGTGTAAAGCAATTGGTCCTTTCGAGGGTCAAACCGCCATGGATAAGAGTTGTCAAACAACTTGCACCCTGACTTCTGACCTCTGCAGAACGACAAACAgtgaaatttgtttttgcagTTCAACAGAGTAG